A window of bacterium contains these coding sequences:
- a CDS encoding Mov34/MPN/PAD-1 family protein — protein sequence MPDTNSVKYPVVTSVLIQERALLSMVLSCIEVYHHEALGLLLGHVGIDKYIVEYAIPYQTAMKGYSWVAPKSNAADRMNKILKCLPLSLIGDYHSHTQWKTLRGEPTPSGDDIADMECGRVYIIMAINDKVKPEPWKITENGFITGTLNEYKIDIGAYTCPEDYKSKPVKIICPSALGLFLP from the coding sequence ATGCCTGATACTAACTCTGTTAAATACCCCGTTGTAACCAGCGTTCTTATACAAGAAAGGGCATTGCTTTCTATGGTTCTTTCTTGCATTGAAGTCTATCATCATGAAGCTCTTGGGCTCTTGCTTGGCCATGTAGGAATAGACAAATACATAGTTGAATATGCAATTCCTTATCAAACTGCAATGAAAGGTTATTCCTGGGTGGCACCAAAATCAAATGCTGCCGATAGAATGAACAAAATCCTTAAATGTCTTCCTCTTAGTCTTATTGGAGACTATCATTCCCATACCCAGTGGAAAACATTAAGAGGCGAACCTACTCCTTCCGGCGACGATATTGCCGATATGGAATGTGGTAGAGTTTACATTATTATGGCTATAAACGATAAAGTTAAGCCGGAGCCGTGGAAAATCACTGAAAATGGCTTTATAACAGGAACATTAAATGAATATAAAATTGATATTGGGGCTTATACTTGTCCCGAAGATTATAAATCAAAACCAGTAAAAATCATTTGTCCAAGCGCATTAGGATTATTTTTACCATGA
- the pilB gene encoding type IV-A pilus assembly ATPase PilB: MIDNKKFIDIALAANIITKEASEKINRQLRVGDSLEDAVIKQGILSEIEFIKFLSKQLKVSFINLAEVDLSSTVVQLIPYEFARKSMVVVFKKVGRLIEVAMTDPTDLILINDIKFTTGCDIEPYLATKNQIQQVINRHYKAAEFDKLMEDIQQEELQVLKEDVDEEAINLAQLQATIQETPVVKYVDSLITTAIRKGVSDIHIEPYEKIFRVRTRVDGILYEEPSPPFKLKNAVISRIKVMATLDIAEHRVPQDGRIKMRLQEREVDLRVSTLPTIYGEKVVMRVLDKTALCVDMENLGFEKEDLEKFSRAISAPYGLILVTGPTGSGKTTTLYSALSRLNTTDVNIMTAEDPVEYNFVGINQVQMHESIGLTFAASLRSFLRQDPDIIMVGEIRDTETAEIAIRAALTGHLVLSTLHTNDAPSAISRLVDMGMEPFLITSSVVIIIAQRLMRKICTKCKEPVEIPETTYQEMGIPPEEYKNIIAYHGKGCPECNQGYRGRAGIYEVMPMTNKLKDLTLARRPTSELNEAAIKEGMLSLREEALLKFKKGVTTLEEVIRVTASV; the protein is encoded by the coding sequence ATGATAGATAATAAAAAGTTTATTGATATAGCTTTAGCTGCCAACATAATTACAAAAGAAGCCTCAGAAAAAATCAACAGGCAACTTAGAGTAGGCGATTCTCTTGAAGATGCCGTTATTAAACAGGGCATATTATCGGAAATCGAGTTTATTAAATTTTTGAGTAAACAGCTTAAAGTCTCTTTCATCAATCTCGCAGAAGTTGATTTATCTTCTACCGTTGTTCAGCTTATCCCTTACGAGTTTGCACGGAAATCTATGGTTGTTGTTTTCAAAAAGGTAGGCAGGCTTATTGAAGTGGCAATGACTGACCCCACAGATCTGATATTAATCAATGATATTAAATTTACTACAGGTTGTGATATAGAACCGTATCTTGCAACTAAAAATCAGATTCAACAAGTAATAAATAGACACTATAAAGCAGCTGAATTCGACAAGTTAATGGAAGATATTCAGCAGGAAGAATTACAAGTATTGAAAGAAGATGTTGATGAAGAAGCAATAAATCTCGCTCAACTTCAGGCAACTATTCAGGAAACCCCCGTAGTGAAATATGTTGATTCCCTTATTACAACTGCTATCCGTAAAGGAGTGAGTGATATTCATATAGAGCCTTATGAAAAAATATTTAGAGTCAGGACAAGAGTAGATGGTATTTTATATGAAGAACCGTCTCCCCCATTCAAGTTGAAAAATGCCGTTATTTCTCGTATTAAAGTTATGGCAACATTAGACATTGCTGAACATAGAGTTCCACAAGACGGCAGAATAAAAATGCGTCTTCAGGAAAGAGAGGTTGACCTCAGGGTTTCCACATTGCCTACGATTTATGGGGAAAAAGTAGTTATGAGGGTCCTTGATAAAACAGCCCTATGTGTGGACATGGAAAATCTTGGTTTTGAAAAAGAAGACTTGGAAAAATTTTCACGTGCCATAAGTGCGCCATACGGACTTATATTGGTTACCGGTCCAACAGGTTCAGGAAAAACTACTACTCTTTATTCTGCGTTATCTCGTTTAAATACAACAGATGTCAATATTATGACGGCAGAAGACCCGGTAGAATATAACTTTGTGGGCATTAACCAGGTTCAAATGCATGAAAGTATCGGACTTACATTTGCGGCTTCTTTGAGAAGTTTTCTTCGTCAGGACCCCGATATTATAATGGTAGGTGAAATCAGGGATACCGAAACTGCAGAAATAGCTATACGAGCTGCATTAACAGGACATTTAGTGTTATCCACTTTGCATACTAATGATGCCCCTTCTGCTATCTCAAGATTAGTAGATATGGGAATGGAACCGTTTTTAATAACTTCTTCCGTAGTTATAATAATAGCTCAAAGACTTATGCGAAAAATATGTACAAAATGTAAGGAACCCGTTGAGATACCCGAGACTACTTATCAGGAAATGGGGATTCCCCCTGAGGAATATAAAAACATTATTGCTTATCATGGAAAGGGTTGTCCGGAATGTAATCAGGGATACCGTGGGAGAGCCGGCATTTATGAAGTTATGCCAATGACAAACAAGCTAAAAGATTTAACGCTTGCAAGAAGACCTACAAGCGAACTAAACGAGGCTGCAATAAAAGAAGGGATGCTTTCACTTAGAGAAGAAGCGCTACTAAAATTCAAAAAAGGAGTAACAACACTTGAAGAAGTTATAAGAGTGACGGCAAGTGTTTAA
- the purM gene encoding phosphoribosylformylglycinamidine cyclo-ligase, translating to MKYKDAGVDINLADSFKNHIKKLNPSIGGFAGTISIPKGYKEPLIVSSVDGVGTKLKIAFELGIHNTVGEDLVNHCIDDILTVGAKPLYFMDYIGTGKLTLDIQKEIIKGFLSACKKNKITLLGGETAEMPGFYNDKEYDLAGFITGIVEKRKFIDGKKIVPGDKLIGFSSNGLHTNGYSLVRKIIKEKKLSLNTKIREFGCTLGEELLKIHKPYQNLLFPFLDKIKGLVHITGGGFEGNIPRILPKNIGVQIDASQWEIPPIFKFLQKEGKVDTKEMFKVFNMGIGMIAIVENENIFDNLTEKPFVIGKVIKGSKVIITN from the coding sequence ATGAAATATAAAGATGCAGGTGTAGATATAAATCTCGCAGATAGCTTTAAGAATCATATTAAAAAATTAAACCCATCTATAGGCGGTTTTGCAGGAACAATTTCCATTCCCAAGGGCTATAAAGAACCACTAATCGTTAGTTCGGTAGACGGTGTCGGGACAAAACTAAAAATAGCTTTTGAACTTGGTATTCACAATACGGTAGGCGAAGATCTTGTCAATCATTGTATAGACGACATCCTGACCGTAGGCGCAAAACCCTTATATTTTATGGATTATATAGGAACCGGAAAATTAACCCTAGACATACAAAAAGAAATAATCAAAGGTTTTTTATCTGCCTGCAAAAAAAATAAAATAACGTTGCTCGGTGGGGAAACTGCCGAAATGCCAGGTTTTTACAATGATAAGGAATACGATCTTGCCGGTTTTATCACGGGAATTGTTGAAAAAAGAAAGTTCATAGACGGTAAAAAAATAGTTCCCGGAGACAAACTAATTGGGTTCTCATCTAACGGCCTACATACAAACGGTTATTCCCTGGTTCGTAAAATAATAAAAGAAAAAAAACTGTCATTGAACACCAAAATAAGGGAATTCGGATGTACTCTCGGTGAGGAGCTGTTAAAAATTCATAAACCTTACCAGAACTTGTTATTCCCGTTTTTAGATAAGATAAAAGGATTGGTTCATATAACCGGTGGTGGCTTTGAAGGAAACATCCCACGAATTTTACCTAAAAACATAGGAGTCCAAATAGACGCTTCCCAATGGGAAATACCACCTATATTCAAGTTTTTACAAAAAGAAGGTAAAGTGGATACCAAAGAGATGTTTAAAGTATTCAATATGGGAATAGGTATGATAGCTATTGTGGAAAACGAAAACATATTTGACAATTTAACTGAAAAACCCTTTGTTATTGGGAAAGTTATTAAAGGCAGCAAAGTAATTATAACCAATTAA
- a CDS encoding type II secretion system F family protein, producing MAYKFKIPQKVGSKNLMVFTRQFAVMVKAGVPIVRSLEILSEQTPSKVFKQIIKTITHDVESGSTLSEAMGKHRPPFDTLFISMVKAGEAGGVLDKTLLRVADHLEKSESLKGKIKGACTYPAVIFTVAMAASVFMLTCIIPTFAQLFAGSGAELPAITRAVIGLSNFLKKYWILIVLVVVGIIVAINLYSKTKQGRYRIDAFILNMFLFGPLILKAAIARFSRTLSTLTSSGVPVLAGLEITATTAGNMVIERAVLKARQSISEGKTIYEPLRESKIFPPLVTDLIRVGEESGNIAEMLEKVADFYDDEVDTAVATLTSLIEPITIIFLGGIVGVLLLAMYMPMFQLASVVK from the coding sequence ATGGCATACAAATTTAAAATACCCCAAAAAGTTGGTTCGAAAAACCTTATGGTTTTTACGAGACAGTTTGCGGTTATGGTTAAAGCAGGTGTGCCTATTGTAAGATCCCTTGAAATTCTTTCTGAACAGACTCCAAGCAAAGTATTCAAACAAATAATTAAAACTATAACTCATGATGTAGAAAGTGGAAGCACTTTATCAGAAGCAATGGGTAAACACAGACCTCCTTTTGACACTTTATTCATATCAATGGTAAAAGCCGGTGAAGCAGGTGGTGTTCTTGACAAGACTCTTTTAAGAGTTGCTGACCATCTTGAAAAATCCGAATCTTTGAAAGGTAAAATAAAAGGCGCTTGCACATACCCGGCCGTTATCTTTACGGTCGCAATGGCAGCTTCCGTTTTTATGTTGACTTGCATAATTCCAACTTTTGCACAGTTATTTGCCGGTTCCGGAGCTGAATTACCGGCTATAACAAGAGCGGTTATCGGATTATCTAATTTTCTTAAAAAATATTGGATTCTTATAGTACTCGTAGTTGTTGGCATTATAGTTGCAATTAATCTTTATTCAAAAACTAAACAAGGAAGATATAGAATTGATGCTTTTATACTGAATATGTTTTTATTCGGTCCGCTTATTCTTAAAGCAGCCATAGCTAGATTTTCAAGAACTTTATCCACACTTACTTCTTCAGGCGTGCCCGTTCTTGCCGGGCTCGAAATAACGGCTACTACGGCAGGGAATATGGTTATTGAAAGAGCTGTTCTTAAAGCGAGACAGAGTATATCCGAAGGTAAAACTATTTATGAACCACTGAGAGAAAGTAAGATTTTTCCTCCTCTCGTTACCGACCTTATAAGAGTTGGCGAAGAAAGTGGAAATATTGCCGAAATGTTGGAGAAAGTTGCCGATTTTTACGATGATGAAGTAGATACCGCAGTCGCTACGCTTACTTCTTTGATAGAACCGATTACGATAATTTTTCTCGGAGGCATAGTAGGCGTGCTCCTTCTGGCTATGTATATGCCAATGTTCCAGCTTGCTTCGGTTGTAAAGTGA
- a CDS encoding type IV pilus twitching motility protein PilT: protein MINVLDLLKEAVEKGATDLHLTAGIPPAFRIDQRLVPADCESLLPDVCKDLIYSMLSTEQKELLEKNLEVDFAFSLESLARFRGNAFYERGNICCALRRISIEIPTLRELGLPLTIDGLVQKNRGLVLVSGPTGSGKSTTLAAMIDKINMEKPCHIITIEDPIEYIHRHKTALIQQREVGHDTLSFANALKYALRQDPDVILVGEMRDLETISAALTAAETGHLVFSTLHTDSATESINRIIDVFPPHQQQQVRSQISLTLEGVLVQRLLPRASGKGLVLALEVMMTTPAIRAIIRDNRVHEIYGTMQTSQKFGMQTMNMSLYALVKRGLISWSTALLISAHPEELQRMKDKGE from the coding sequence ATGATTAATGTCTTAGATTTATTAAAAGAAGCAGTAGAAAAAGGTGCTACGGATTTACATTTGACTGCCGGTATTCCGCCTGCTTTTCGTATAGACCAAAGACTTGTTCCTGCAGATTGTGAATCTTTGCTGCCTGATGTATGTAAAGACCTTATATACTCTATGCTTTCTACTGAACAGAAAGAGTTGCTTGAAAAAAATCTTGAAGTAGATTTTGCGTTTTCCCTTGAAAGTTTAGCCAGGTTTAGAGGAAATGCTTTTTACGAAAGAGGAAATATATGTTGTGCATTAAGAAGAATATCCATTGAGATACCTACTCTTAGAGAATTAGGATTGCCTTTAACAATAGATGGTTTGGTTCAGAAAAATCGTGGACTTGTTCTTGTATCAGGCCCTACAGGCTCAGGTAAATCTACAACTCTTGCTGCAATGATCGACAAAATAAATATGGAAAAACCTTGTCACATCATTACAATAGAAGACCCGATTGAATACATTCATCGACATAAAACGGCATTAATCCAGCAGCGAGAAGTTGGGCACGATACCCTCTCCTTTGCCAACGCATTGAAATATGCTCTCCGACAAGATCCTGATGTCATATTAGTAGGTGAAATGCGAGATTTGGAAACTATATCTGCGGCGCTTACGGCTGCCGAAACGGGACATCTTGTTTTTTCTACTTTACATACGGATTCCGCTACAGAATCGATAAATAGAATTATAGACGTATTCCCTCCACACCAGCAGCAGCAGGTAAGGTCCCAGATTTCCCTTACTTTAGAAGGAGTATTAGTCCAGAGGTTATTGCCTCGCGCTTCGGGGAAAGGGTTGGTTTTGGCACTTGAAGTTATGATGACAACTCCAGCGATAAGGGCTATTATAAGGGATAACAGGGTTCATGAAATTTATGGGACAATGCAAACATCCCAGAAATTCGGAATGCAAACAATGAATATGTCTCTTTATGCTTTAGTGAAAAGGGGGCTTATATCATGGTCAACTGCGCTTCTAATTTCTGCTCACCCTGAAGAATTACAAAGAATGAAAGATAAGGGAGAATAA